Genomic DNA from Bemisia tabaci chromosome 2, PGI_BMITA_v3:
gtgaaacggctcgtggctCGTGACAAGGCCTTAAATGTCGTGTTGCTTGTTACCTTTATTACGTTTCAAAATACGTTATTTATTGTGACCAGATTAAATCAAATATTATTGCGTGATGTCAGTACCTATCATTAAGATCGGAATCATTcgtatcaaaaaaatttaattacataaaaatcaCTCTCTAAAGGGGCTGTAACAGTTCGTTAAGGcagtgctctgccgtgctaaggaagaacgctgaatgaacattcgagagttgccaaatttccttcgataaaatgcttatttttgagaaaagttatgaatattttccctcgaaattttcaggaaattcggGTGAATTTgagaacgaaattatctgaaaaatttggagagaaaatattcataacttttctcaaaaataagcattttatcgaaggaaatttggcaacgtctggaggttcatacggcgtttctccttggcacggcagtgctgtTGCGACACCCATAGTTCCTCGTCCTCGTAAGGCTGTACCGGCATTGCGGAAAAGTCTGCCGTAACAACTACTCAAAAATGCAACTAAGTCGGCTTGTTACAATAATGCGCCCAAACTCTTTCAGCTCTCATCATATTGTGTTTATGCAATTTgtggaaaatataaaaaactaaaaaaaaaacctggtatTACTAAAGGTTCCAATCATAAGAATTTCATAAAAGAAAGTTGAAACATCATTACGTAATGTTTCCTTGTTTATTTGCATGCGCATAAACAATGATCGAAACATCGCAATTAATCAGTTTCTGTAGTTTCTATGTTTTTGCAGCTTTACGGTTGCTAtatggactgcgttttgcaatttggagatataaattctggctcatctgaaaaaacacgtatgtgtacagggaaactaatggcacatacgttgtttttaaaccgggccggaatttatagttccaaattgcaaaatgcagtccatataatGTATTATAATCTATAATTATTAATATGAAAAATGTATCTTATATATCCTTGAGTACTGATAAAATATGTAACagtcaaaaaatcatatcttgTTAATCCGCAACAGACGAGATATTATGCTGTTTGCCTCgtgattttttcaatgtaagaaACATTAAAAGGTGACAGGTGAAAAGGTGAaataattgttattttttgccaaaatatttcttactttccctccaaaaattgctcacttatcaaaaaaaaaaaaaaaaaaccggagacAGCAACGTGAAATTAATCTTCACCGCGATGTGTGCACTGTTCTCTGATTATACCAACGCGTAGCCCGTTTCATAATGATTTGACCTAACATACTAACCCAGAAAACATTCACTTATACAGCACCTAAGCATGCACAGTCACACATATTCTAGGGgagaatttacatttttcggtATGTGAacatgatttaatttttaatattatattataattCAATGTAATTCGAAATTTAAAGTACCTACCACAAGTTGTTAAGTCACGTTTGAGGTGCTACTACACTTGAATAGCTCTTTtcacataggcggatccaggggagGGGGTTGTAGGGGACGATTTAGGTTTAAAAAAGTGGGAAGATAAAGGGAAGGAAGAATGAAGGAAGGAAAGGAGGAACGAAGAAGGAATGTCGCTCATATTTGGTAATCAGTCATCACACAATTGACTCAAACTACATATGacatgctttaaaatttctaaaattttctgaaagaatcCCTCCGGTTCGAAGTATCTGGGTCCGCCTGTCTCTTTTCATACCTCTGTCCCGATTAAAAATCAATTCCTTTGATTCCTATAGGACGTTGTACCAACTCGGTTCAACTCGGAGCAAGTTTCTTCTCCAACATGAGGACCCACTTACCATTATCGACGCTGGTCTTCATTGCCCAGGGCATACTAGTCCATCCAGAGGTTGCTCAAGATTGTCCATATCAGTCCCATCGAGAGGGGCCAAATCTTCAAATTCGACGCATAAAACCCACCTTCAATGCGGAGGCACAGAGAGTAGACGTTTCCGGGAAGCACGCCTTCAAGCCTCCCGGACCGAAAGACCAGCGAGGTCCCTGTCCAGGGCTCAACGCAATGGCAAACCACAACTACATTCCACACAACGGTATTACAACGCTCTCGGATATGATAGAGGGAGCTTACAAGGTCTTCGGATTGGCGCCAGATCTTGGATTGATCCTTGGTATGGCTGGCATTGGTTATGCTGGAAACTTGAGATCGGTAAGTATCGGAGGTCCTAGTGATGAAGTTTCCGCTGGCCCTTTCCCAACACCTCAAGGCCTTTCTTACAGTCATAACAAGTTCGAGTTAGATTCCTCCCCAACTCGTGGCGACCTCTACATGTACGGCGATGCCGCGAAGCTTCAACTTTCCCAGTTCAAAGACCTTTTAGATATGGGGAAAGGGCCCAACCCTAATTACGACTTTGATACTGCTGACGCTTTCTACGAGAAACGTTTGAAACAATGCAAGAGCAGTAACCCGTACTTTTTTCATCCGCCAGTCCCGGCAATTGTACTTTTCGGCGCTTACGAATTCATCCCTCGTTGATGTCC
This window encodes:
- the LOC109031816 gene encoding uncharacterized protein, whose product is MRTHLPLSTLVFIAQGILVHPEVAQDCPYQSHREGPNLQIRRIKPTFNAEAQRVDVSGKHAFKPPGPKDQRGPCPGLNAMANHNYIPHNGITTLSDMIEGAYKVFGLAPDLGLILGMAGIGYAGNLRSVSIGGPSDEVSAGPFPTPQGLSYSHNKFELDSSPTRGDLYMYGDAAKLQLSQFKDLLDMGKGPNPNYDFDTADAFYEKRLKQCKSSNPYFFHPPVPAIVLFGAYEFIPR